In the genome of Candidatus Reidiella endopervernicosa, one region contains:
- the rplS gene encoding 50S ribosomal protein L19, giving the protein MSNIIAQLEAEQMKQDVPAFGPGDTVVVQVKVKEGDRERLQAFEGVVIAKRNRGLNSAFTVRKISNGEGVERAFQTHSPLVDSVTVKRRGDVRRAKLYYLRGLTGKKARIKEKLDIRRNK; this is encoded by the coding sequence ATGAGTAATATCATTGCACAGCTTGAAGCCGAGCAGATGAAACAGGATGTGCCGGCATTTGGTCCCGGTGATACCGTCGTTGTGCAGGTTAAGGTTAAGGAGGGCGATCGTGAGCGTCTTCAGGCCTTCGAAGGCGTTGTTATCGCCAAGCGTAACCGTGGTCTCAACTCGGCCTTCACCGTTCGTAAGATCTCCAATGGCGAGGGTGTTGAACGTGCCTTCCAGACTCACAGCCCACTGGTTGACAGCGTTACCGTCAAGCGTCGTGGTGATGTGCGTCGTGCCAAGCTTTACTACCTGCGTGGCCTGACCGGTAAGAAGGCGCGTATCAAGGAGAAGCTCGATATCCGCCGCAACAAATAA
- a CDS encoding methylated-DNA--[protein]-cysteine S-methyltransferase: MRYGAVVATPVGRLGIGIVNQALARIEFLPSQQPEQDPDSNLAEQAVTELLNYFNDPAAPFTLPLDLHGTDFQCRVWSYLCTLKVGSRVSYGDAAKRLATAARAVGGACRANPLPIIIPCHRIVSAQGWGGYAGEVDGNNLDIKRWLLEHELQIGTRS; the protein is encoded by the coding sequence GTGAGATACGGGGCCGTCGTTGCTACGCCAGTAGGGCGGCTGGGGATCGGTATCGTCAATCAGGCGTTAGCACGAATAGAATTTCTGCCATCGCAGCAGCCCGAGCAGGATCCCGATTCAAATCTGGCCGAACAGGCCGTGACTGAGTTGCTGAACTATTTTAATGATCCAGCGGCTCCATTTACTCTCCCACTCGATCTTCACGGCACCGATTTTCAGTGCCGTGTATGGAGCTACCTGTGCACGCTTAAGGTTGGGAGTCGTGTCAGCTATGGAGATGCGGCAAAGAGACTTGCAACGGCAGCACGAGCGGTGGGTGGCGCATGCCGGGCAAATCCACTGCCGATCATCATTCCCTGTCACCGTATCGTCTCGGCACAGGGGTGGGGCGGTTACGCGGGTGAGGTGGACGGCAATAATCTCGACATCAAACGCTGGCTACTCGAACATGAGCTGCAGATAGGGACTCGCTCTTGA
- the htpG gene encoding molecular chaperone HtpG — MSTDAHKETLGFQTEVKQLLQLMIHSLYSNKEIFLRELVSNASDACDKLRFEGLSDDALFEGDTDLKIRVAFDKEARTVTISDNGIGMNRQEVIDNIGTIAKSGTRQFLDSLTGDQAKDAHMIGQFGVGFYSAFIVADRVTVTTRRAGLTAEHGVRWESTGEGEFTLETVDSAQRGTEVVLHLREEDDEFLDGWRLRSIIRKYSDHITLPIMMDKEAGAEDEEAPEEEEKVNSASALWARSRSEVSEEEYTEFYKHVSHDFEEPLTHIHSRVEGNLEYTSLLYIPKRAPFDLWDRDRRNGIKLYVKRVFIMDDAEHLMPNYLRFVKGVIDSSDLPLNVSREILQHNKAVDSMRNGSVKKVLGLLEGVAKNDAEKYAIFWKEFGKVMKEGPAEDFANREQIAKLLRFSTTETDSEEQDVSLEQYLSRMKEGQDKIYYIAAESFAAAKNSPHLEIFRKKGIEVVLLTDRVDEWLVSSLTEFDGKALQSVARGELDLGELEDEEDKKAKESVEKDFSELLGRVKESLGEQVDEVRITHRLTSSPACLVSGEGGMGANMERILQSVGQEIQASKPILELNPEHMLVKRLRDEQDGDRFGDWSSILFDQALLAEGGQLEDPASFVARLNQLLIELS; from the coding sequence ATGAGTACCGACGCACATAAAGAGACATTGGGCTTTCAGACCGAAGTGAAGCAGCTGCTACAGCTGATGATCCACTCTCTCTACTCCAATAAGGAGATCTTTCTCCGCGAGTTGGTCTCAAACGCCTCCGATGCCTGCGACAAGCTCCGCTTCGAGGGGCTCTCCGATGACGCCCTGTTCGAGGGTGATACCGATCTGAAGATCAGGGTCGCCTTCGATAAAGAGGCACGAACGGTCACCATTAGTGATAACGGTATCGGTATGAATCGCCAGGAGGTGATCGATAATATCGGCACCATCGCCAAATCGGGAACCCGCCAGTTCCTCGATTCACTGACTGGCGATCAGGCCAAAGATGCCCATATGATTGGCCAGTTTGGTGTCGGCTTCTACTCTGCCTTTATCGTCGCCGACAGGGTGACGGTGACCACCCGTCGTGCCGGTCTGACTGCCGAGCACGGTGTGCGATGGGAATCGACCGGTGAGGGTGAGTTCACCCTCGAGACCGTCGACAGCGCACAGCGCGGCACCGAGGTAGTACTGCATCTGCGCGAGGAGGACGATGAGTTCCTCGACGGTTGGCGTCTGCGCTCCATTATTCGTAAATACTCCGATCACATCACCCTGCCGATCATGATGGATAAAGAGGCAGGAGCTGAAGATGAAGAGGCGCCTGAGGAAGAGGAGAAGGTCAATAGCGCCTCTGCACTCTGGGCGCGCTCACGTAGCGAGGTCAGTGAGGAGGAGTACACCGAGTTCTACAAACATGTGAGTCATGACTTTGAAGAGCCGCTGACCCATATCCATTCTCGTGTCGAGGGCAATCTTGAGTACACCTCGCTGCTCTATATCCCCAAACGAGCACCGTTTGATCTGTGGGATCGCGATCGTCGCAATGGCATTAAGCTTTATGTGAAGCGGGTCTTCATTATGGATGATGCCGAACACCTGATGCCCAACTACCTGCGCTTTGTGAAGGGCGTGATCGACTCCAGCGACCTGCCGCTAAATGTCTCGCGTGAGATTCTGCAGCACAACAAGGCCGTTGATTCGATGCGTAACGGCTCGGTGAAGAAGGTGTTGGGTTTGCTCGAAGGTGTTGCCAAGAACGATGCGGAGAAGTATGCGATCTTCTGGAAGGAGTTCGGCAAGGTGATGAAGGAGGGGCCAGCAGAAGATTTTGCCAACCGTGAACAGATCGCCAAGCTGCTGCGCTTCTCCACTACTGAGACCGACAGCGAGGAGCAGGACGTTTCACTCGAGCAGTATCTCTCTCGCATGAAAGAGGGGCAGGATAAGATCTACTATATCGCTGCCGAGAGTTTTGCCGCAGCTAAGAATAGTCCCCATCTTGAGATCTTCCGCAAGAAGGGTATCGAGGTGGTGCTGCTGACCGATCGTGTTGATGAGTGGCTGGTCTCGAGCCTGACCGAGTTTGACGGCAAGGCGCTACAGTCTGTTGCGCGTGGTGAGCTCGACCTTGGCGAGCTGGAGGATGAAGAGGATAAAAAGGCCAAGGAGAGTGTCGAGAAGGATTTCTCTGAGCTGCTCGGTCGCGTTAAAGAGAGCCTTGGTGAACAGGTTGATGAGGTTCGCATCACTCACCGCCTGACCAGCTCTCCAGCCTGCCTGGTGAGTGGTGAGGGCGGTATGGGAGCCAATATGGAGCGTATCCTGCAGTCGGTGGGGCAGGAGATTCAGGCCTCGAAACCGATCCTCGAGCTCAATCCCGAGCATATGCTGGTGAAACGTCTTCGCGATGAGCAGGATGGTGATCGCTTCGGTGACTGGAGTTCGATTCTGTTCGATCAGGCGCTATTGGCCGAAGGTGGTCAGTTGGAAGACCCCGCCTCATTTGTGGCGCGTCTCAACCAGCTATTGATCGAACTCTCCTAA